A stretch of the Rosa rugosa chromosome 5, drRosRugo1.1, whole genome shotgun sequence genome encodes the following:
- the LOC133708056 gene encoding jacalin-related lectin 3-like — protein sequence MSLKDSGEKKLLKLGPFGSETGGESFDDGAHSTVRQLVISHSSNIDSIQIEYDDNGSSFWSDKHGHEGDTYIDTIKLDYPYEYLISVHGKYVKFWRFPTYICSLTFRSNKKCYGPYGDELMKETWESIFQSKHLGI from the exons ATG AGTTTGAAGGATTCTGGTGAGAAAAAACTGTTGAAACTTGGGCCCTTTGGATCAGAAACCGGAGGGGAAAGTTTTGATGATGGAGCTCATTCAACAGTCAGGCAATTGGTAATATCTCATTCATCGAACATTGACTCCATACAGATTGAATATGATGACAACGGGAGCTCATTTTGGTCAGACAAGCATGGTCATGAAGGCGATACCTATATTGACACG ATCAAACTTGATTATCCGTACGAATATTTGATTTCAGTTCATGGAAAATACGTTAAGTTTTGGCGGTTCCCAACCTATATTTGCTCCCTTACTTTTAGGAGCAACAAGAAATGTTACGGACCATATGGAGATGAACTGATGAAGGAAACCTGGGAAAGTATTTTTCAATCCAAGCACCTGGGAATATGA